The proteins below are encoded in one region of Ornithinimicrobium avium:
- a CDS encoding MgtC/SapB family protein — MQLWTTTSWLQLGLLALAFVLCSLIGLERQYRQKAAGFRTHVLVGTGSAGFTLVSAFGFAPVLGEDVVLDPSRIAAQIVSGIGFLGAGVIFTREDFVRGLTTAATIWVAAAVGMASGAGMVSLAVGLTFLHLFALVVVGPLALRLPTRDSNRVLRIIYVDGRGVLRRLLAEATTVGFSAFVLGTRRQDGSDLVEVDVRFKGGAPLHQLIPTLHEVDGVRSVHLRRDQDDDEDDAEA; from the coding sequence GTGCAGCTGTGGACGACGACCTCGTGGCTGCAGCTGGGCCTGCTCGCGCTGGCGTTCGTGCTCTGCTCGCTCATCGGGCTGGAGCGGCAGTACCGCCAGAAGGCCGCCGGCTTCCGCACCCACGTCCTGGTCGGCACCGGGTCAGCCGGGTTCACCCTGGTCTCGGCCTTCGGCTTCGCCCCGGTGCTGGGGGAGGACGTCGTCCTCGACCCGTCGAGGATCGCCGCGCAGATCGTCTCGGGGATCGGCTTCCTGGGCGCCGGGGTGATCTTCACCCGGGAGGACTTCGTCCGCGGTCTGACCACCGCGGCGACCATCTGGGTGGCCGCCGCCGTCGGGATGGCCTCGGGCGCGGGCATGGTGTCGCTGGCGGTCGGCCTGACGTTCCTGCACCTGTTCGCGCTCGTCGTCGTCGGACCGCTTGCCCTGCGCCTGCCCACCCGCGACTCCAACCGGGTCCTGCGGATCATCTACGTCGACGGCCGCGGCGTGCTGCGCCGGCTGCTCGCGGAGGCGACCACCGTGGGCTTCAGCGCCTTCGTCCTGGGCACACGCCGTCAGGACGGCTCCGACCTGGTGGAGGTGGACGTCCGCTTCAAGGGTGGGGCACCGCTGCACCAGCTCATCCCCACCCTGCACGAGGTCGACGGGGTCCGTTCCGTGCACCTGCGCCGCGACCAGGACGACGACGAGGACGACGCCGAGGCCTGA
- the hflX gene encoding GTPase HflX — protein MTATPHADHNGRGTRPSVLERRAQALDDDHESELRERRETWGGDGGESFDGDQLDREERAALRRVAGLSTELEDVSEVEYRQLRLERVVLAAVWTDDGRTTAEDAENSMRELAALAETAGSQVLDGVIQRRLKPDPATYLGSGKAKELREIVVAQGADTVIADGELGPSQRRALEDVVGVKVIDRTALILDIFAQHAKSKEGRAQVELAQLQYLLPRLRGWGESMSRQAGGRVAGGEGIGSRGPGETKIELDRRRINTRISKLRRDITAMKTVRDTKRGSRRANKVPSVAIVGYTNAGKSSLLNRLTGAGVLVQDQLFATLDPTVRRTETEDGRDYTLVDTVGFVRHLPHQLVEAFRSTLEEAALADVLLHVVDGSHPDPESQIQAVHEVLAEVDEGAALQLPEILAVNKADLADPDVLARLERMHERVVVVSARTGQGIEELEQLVARVLPRPEILVDVLVPYERGDLVARLHEEGEVLSEEHTGEGTRLRAKVDEDLHGHLGSYAV, from the coding sequence ATGACAGCCACCCCGCACGCCGACCACAACGGGCGCGGCACGCGCCCCTCGGTGCTGGAGCGCCGGGCCCAGGCCCTCGACGACGACCACGAGAGCGAGCTGCGCGAGCGCCGGGAGACCTGGGGCGGGGACGGGGGCGAGAGCTTCGACGGGGACCAGCTGGACCGTGAGGAGCGCGCGGCGCTGCGCCGCGTCGCCGGCCTGTCCACCGAGCTCGAGGACGTCAGCGAGGTCGAGTACCGCCAGCTGCGGCTGGAGCGCGTGGTCCTGGCCGCCGTCTGGACCGACGACGGCCGCACCACCGCCGAGGACGCCGAGAATTCCATGCGTGAGCTCGCGGCGCTCGCCGAGACCGCCGGCTCGCAGGTGCTCGACGGCGTGATCCAGCGCCGCCTCAAGCCCGACCCCGCCACCTATCTCGGCTCGGGCAAGGCCAAGGAGCTGCGCGAGATCGTCGTGGCGCAGGGCGCCGACACGGTCATCGCCGACGGCGAGCTCGGTCCCTCCCAGCGGCGTGCCCTCGAGGACGTCGTCGGGGTCAAGGTGATCGACCGCACCGCCCTGATCCTCGACATCTTCGCCCAGCACGCCAAGAGCAAGGAGGGCCGCGCGCAGGTCGAGCTGGCCCAGCTGCAGTACCTCCTGCCGCGTCTGCGCGGCTGGGGCGAGTCGATGTCACGACAGGCCGGTGGCCGGGTGGCCGGCGGCGAGGGCATCGGCTCGCGCGGACCCGGCGAGACCAAGATCGAGCTGGACCGGCGCCGGATCAACACCCGCATCTCCAAGCTGCGCCGCGACATCACCGCGATGAAGACCGTGCGCGACACCAAGCGCGGCTCCCGCCGCGCCAACAAGGTGCCGAGCGTGGCGATCGTGGGCTACACCAACGCCGGCAAGTCCTCCCTGCTCAACCGGCTCACCGGCGCCGGCGTGCTCGTCCAGGACCAGCTCTTCGCCACCCTGGACCCGACCGTGCGGCGCACCGAGACCGAGGACGGACGGGACTACACCCTCGTCGACACCGTCGGCTTCGTGCGGCACCTGCCGCACCAGCTGGTCGAGGCGTTCCGCTCCACGCTGGAGGAGGCGGCCCTGGCCGACGTGCTGCTGCACGTCGTCGACGGCTCCCACCCCGACCCGGAGAGCCAGATCCAGGCGGTCCACGAGGTGCTCGCCGAGGTCGACGAGGGCGCAGCGCTGCAGCTGCCCGAGATCCTCGCGGTCAACAAGGCCGACCTCGCCGACCCCGACGTGCTCGCGCGCCTGGAGCGGATGCACGAGCGCGTGGTCGTGGTCTCCGCCCGGACCGGCCAGGGCATCGAGGAGCTGGAGCAGCTGGTCGCCCGGGTGCTGCCCCGCCCCGAGATCCTCGTCGACGTGCTCGTGCCCTACGAGCGGGGCGACCTGGTCGCGCGGCTGCACGAGGAGGGCGAGGTGCTCTCCGAGGAGCACACCGGGGAGGGCACCCGGTTGCGCGCCAAGGTGGACGAGGACCTGCACGGCCACCTCGGCTCCTACGCCGTCTGA
- a CDS encoding MGH1-like glycoside hydrolase domain-containing protein, with protein MTAEHQRLSDSADSRAAWRRWGPYVSARQWGTVREDYSADGDAWAYLPFEHSHLRAYRWGEDGLAGLCDVDGYLNLGLALWNGRDDRLKERIFGLTNPQGNHGEDAKEYWWALDGTPTHSYASWLYRYPQAAYPYEELVRVNGRRGHGEEEYELADTGILDQDRFFDVTVTHAKASPGDVCVEITATNHGPDPAPLHLLPQVWFRNTWSWGLDDRRPQLWLDEGDAGAGPVRVLARHHELGSLQVVAEDSPVRPRVLFCDNETNLATLYGEGAVPEDYTAYPVDAVDRAVVHGQADACDPRQRGTKMAFWWHVEQVAPGESVTVRLRLTELQGRPDPETPLSEVVARRKQEAVEFYADVLPEGTSEEDALIARRAFAGLQWGKQLYLYDVPRWLAGDPAQPAPPRSRLDGRNKHWQHLNLAEVISMPDEWEYPWFATWDLAFHCVPLAHVDPWFAKWQLLLMCREWAMHPNGQLAAYEWNFSDVNPPVHPWAAWQVYAIDGNQDRDFLQRIVIKMLLNFPWWVNRKDPEGSNIFEGGFLGMDNVGLFDRSEPLPDGQRLEQSDATAWMGMFCLRMLRMAIELAREDPAWDEVATKFLVHFLAIAQAMEDVGSGHVSLWDAEDEFFHDVLVDENGHTFPLPVRSMVGLLPLTGVAMVPNWVAYELPDLTDFFDGWTSRRPELADALLHTNRRGHSLRTLSMVDRGQWRATVRRLLDEGEFLSPHGIRSLSAAHRDGITVSVHGRDMSLKYVPGESDSGMFGGNSNWRGPVWFPVNALLVDALRNYGRAAGAGETVEMPTGSGRQLTVTEVADEIEDRLVGMFRPGPDGRRPATPRHHPSGELWDAHPTFSEYFHGDTGAGLGASHQTGWTALVAHFICSPDGIPNR; from the coding sequence GTGACTGCCGAGCACCAGCGCCTGTCCGACTCCGCCGACTCCCGCGCCGCCTGGCGCCGCTGGGGGCCCTACGTCTCGGCCCGCCAGTGGGGCACCGTCCGGGAGGACTACTCCGCCGACGGCGACGCGTGGGCCTACCTGCCCTTCGAGCACTCGCACCTGCGCGCCTACCGCTGGGGCGAGGACGGGCTGGCCGGGCTGTGCGACGTCGACGGCTACCTCAACCTGGGGCTCGCGCTGTGGAACGGCAGGGACGACCGGCTCAAGGAGCGGATCTTCGGGCTGACCAACCCGCAGGGCAACCACGGCGAGGACGCCAAGGAGTACTGGTGGGCGCTGGACGGCACGCCCACGCACAGCTACGCCAGCTGGCTCTACCGCTACCCGCAGGCGGCCTACCCCTACGAGGAGCTGGTGCGCGTCAACGGCCGGCGCGGCCACGGCGAGGAGGAGTACGAGCTGGCGGACACCGGCATCCTGGACCAGGACCGGTTCTTCGACGTCACCGTCACCCACGCCAAGGCCAGCCCCGGCGACGTCTGCGTCGAGATCACCGCCACCAACCACGGGCCCGACCCGGCACCGCTGCACCTGCTGCCCCAGGTCTGGTTCCGCAACACGTGGAGCTGGGGCCTGGACGACCGCCGCCCCCAGCTGTGGCTGGACGAGGGCGACGCCGGTGCGGGGCCGGTGCGCGTGCTCGCCCGGCACCACGAGCTGGGCAGCCTGCAGGTGGTGGCCGAGGACTCGCCCGTCCGGCCGCGGGTCCTCTTCTGCGACAACGAGACCAACCTGGCGACCCTCTACGGCGAGGGCGCCGTGCCGGAGGACTACACCGCATACCCCGTCGACGCGGTGGACCGCGCGGTGGTGCACGGGCAGGCGGACGCGTGCGACCCTCGGCAGCGGGGGACCAAGATGGCGTTCTGGTGGCACGTCGAGCAGGTCGCCCCGGGGGAGAGCGTCACGGTGCGGCTGCGGCTGACCGAGCTGCAGGGCCGCCCCGACCCCGAGACGCCCCTGAGCGAGGTGGTCGCACGGCGCAAGCAGGAGGCCGTCGAGTTCTACGCGGACGTCCTGCCGGAGGGGACCAGCGAGGAGGACGCGCTCATCGCGCGGCGCGCGTTCGCCGGGCTGCAGTGGGGCAAGCAGCTCTACCTGTATGACGTGCCGCGCTGGCTGGCCGGCGACCCCGCCCAGCCGGCACCGCCGCGCTCGCGGCTGGACGGGCGCAACAAGCACTGGCAGCACCTCAACCTGGCCGAGGTCATCTCGATGCCCGACGAGTGGGAGTACCCCTGGTTCGCCACCTGGGACCTGGCCTTCCACTGCGTCCCGCTGGCGCACGTCGACCCCTGGTTCGCCAAGTGGCAGCTGCTGCTCATGTGCCGCGAGTGGGCGATGCACCCCAACGGCCAGCTGGCGGCCTACGAGTGGAACTTCTCCGACGTCAACCCGCCGGTGCACCCGTGGGCCGCGTGGCAGGTCTACGCGATCGACGGCAACCAGGACCGCGACTTCCTCCAGCGCATCGTCATCAAGATGCTGCTCAACTTCCCGTGGTGGGTGAACCGCAAGGACCCGGAGGGCTCCAACATCTTCGAGGGCGGCTTCCTCGGGATGGACAACGTCGGGCTCTTCGACCGCTCCGAGCCGCTGCCGGACGGGCAGCGGTTGGAGCAGTCCGACGCGACGGCGTGGATGGGCATGTTCTGCCTGCGGATGCTGCGGATGGCGATCGAGCTCGCGCGCGAGGACCCGGCCTGGGACGAGGTCGCCACCAAGTTCCTCGTCCACTTCCTCGCGATCGCCCAGGCGATGGAGGACGTCGGCAGCGGGCACGTCTCGCTCTGGGACGCCGAGGACGAGTTCTTCCACGACGTGCTCGTCGACGAGAACGGGCACACCTTCCCCCTACCGGTGCGCTCGATGGTGGGGCTGCTGCCGCTGACCGGCGTGGCGATGGTCCCCAACTGGGTGGCCTACGAGCTGCCCGACCTCACCGACTTCTTCGACGGGTGGACCAGCCGGCGCCCGGAGCTGGCCGATGCGCTGCTGCACACCAACCGCCGCGGGCACAGCCTGCGGACGTTGTCGATGGTGGACCGCGGACAGTGGCGGGCGACCGTGCGCCGGCTGCTGGACGAGGGGGAGTTCCTCTCCCCGCACGGGATCCGATCGCTGTCGGCGGCGCACCGCGACGGCATCACGGTGTCCGTGCACGGCCGCGACATGTCGCTGAAGTACGTGCCGGGGGAGTCCGACTCCGGCATGTTCGGCGGCAACTCCAACTGGCGCGGACCGGTCTGGTTCCCGGTCAACGCCCTGCTCGTCGACGCGCTGCGCAACTACGGCCGGGCGGCGGGCGCGGGGGAGACCGTGGAGATGCCGACGGGGTCGGGCCGCCAGCTGACGGTCACCGAGGTGGCCGACGAGATCGAGGACCGGCTCGTCGGGATGTTCCGCCCGGGCCCCGACGGACGTCGCCCGGCCACCCCGCGCCACCACCCCTCGGGCGAGCTCTGGGACGCCCATCCGACGTTCAGCGAGTACTTCCACGGCGACACCGGAGCCGGCCTGGGGGCCTCCCACCAGACCGGCTGGACAGCACTGGTGGCGCACTTCATCTGCAGCCCGGACGGGATCCCGAACCGCTGA
- a CDS encoding MMPL family transporter, whose amino-acid sequence MSILLARLGAGSFRHPVVVLLLWALLLVGVVGLAGTADTQVSTSITVGDTSAQQVLDRVQAELPEAAGAQGTVVFRAEEGRVDQGRAAEGVAAALKAGVDTGRVVDREAMRAEQEAELRAKATESATARTGEEITRGLEGMGAGLLEVDEVLRNRSEDVAVQLALLATGQPPPLQPWQQEQLAGSGAPAPTSPAQLGLLLEDMQGQLDTRAEELAGIGTSVVELLAAPVEQQLDGVVQLSSRVQELTEADPAAAEMLRAGSADGTSLLLTSGQDPREQIEEKVDEQVAAVMGDLGRLQGGTSPAGRPLVVDGEQVPGATVSADGTIAVLQVQLTEQLDDLPAGAAEEVVTALTGGAAAAGLQAYPSDSLQPLEPPVGGHEALGLLVAGVVLLLTLGSLVAAGLPLLTALLGVAIGVGGAFGLSEFYDMTSTTPVLALMLGLAVGIDYALFILDKQRRLILERGMSAREAAATAVGTAGSAVLFAGLTVIVALLGLLVLDIGFVTTMAVAASATVGLAVLVSLTALPALLGLAGERIVSRRARARSRGAHRSPTGGAARRWAGVVTARPWLVVVAVVALLGLAALPAADMRLGMPGGASASAGSPERLNADLTAQALGPGATGPLLVTVERPAGTDSHLDRIGATLEDLARVDGVADAALRGTDKDGTLEIYAVTPEEGPMDPSTEELVHTLRQPEVVDGVDELGVTGLTAINIDLSQRLAEAVPVYLGVVVVLALFILLLVFRSLVIPLVATLGFLLTVGASFGLTTAVFGTATLGWLAGVDRPGVVLSFLPIMATGILYGLAMDYQVFLTTAMREAHVHGSAGRGAVAEGFAHASRVVVAAAVIMVSVFAVFVLTDDPVITQFGFALAVGVLIDAFLVRMTLMPALLHAVGDAAWWLPPRLDRLLPELDVEGSRLERAPGPATPDPRPAGSGEPEAGAVGDAIPVRS is encoded by the coding sequence GTGTCCATCCTTCTCGCGCGCCTCGGCGCCGGCTCCTTCCGCCATCCCGTGGTGGTCCTGCTGCTGTGGGCACTCCTGCTGGTCGGCGTGGTCGGCCTGGCGGGCACCGCCGACACCCAGGTCTCCACGAGCATCACGGTCGGCGACACCTCCGCGCAGCAGGTCCTCGACCGGGTCCAGGCCGAGCTGCCGGAGGCCGCGGGTGCGCAGGGGACCGTCGTCTTCCGGGCCGAGGAGGGCCGGGTCGACCAGGGCCGCGCGGCGGAGGGCGTCGCCGCCGCCCTGAAGGCCGGGGTGGACACCGGCCGCGTCGTCGACCGGGAGGCGATGCGTGCCGAGCAGGAGGCCGAGCTGCGCGCGAAGGCGACCGAGTCCGCGACCGCCCGGACGGGCGAGGAGATCACCCGGGGCCTGGAGGGCATGGGTGCCGGGCTCCTGGAGGTGGACGAGGTCCTGCGCAACCGCTCGGAGGACGTCGCCGTCCAGCTGGCGCTGCTCGCGACCGGCCAGCCCCCGCCGCTCCAGCCCTGGCAGCAGGAGCAGCTGGCCGGCAGCGGCGCCCCGGCACCGACGAGCCCCGCGCAGCTGGGCCTCCTGCTGGAGGACATGCAGGGGCAGCTCGACACCAGGGCCGAGGAGCTCGCCGGGATCGGGACGAGCGTGGTCGAGCTGCTGGCGGCGCCCGTCGAGCAGCAGCTGGACGGGGTGGTCCAGCTGTCCTCCCGGGTCCAGGAACTGACCGAGGCGGACCCCGCAGCCGCAGAGATGCTGCGGGCCGGCAGCGCGGACGGCACGTCCTTGCTGCTGACCAGCGGGCAGGACCCGCGGGAGCAGATCGAGGAGAAGGTCGACGAGCAGGTGGCCGCGGTCATGGGCGATCTCGGTCGGCTCCAGGGCGGGACCTCGCCGGCCGGCCGGCCGCTGGTGGTCGACGGCGAGCAGGTGCCCGGGGCGACGGTGAGCGCGGACGGGACGATCGCGGTCCTCCAGGTGCAGCTGACCGAGCAGCTCGACGACCTGCCCGCGGGGGCCGCCGAGGAGGTCGTGACGGCGCTCACCGGCGGGGCCGCCGCCGCTGGCCTGCAGGCCTACCCCAGCGACTCGTTGCAACCGCTGGAGCCGCCGGTGGGTGGTCACGAGGCGCTGGGGCTGCTCGTGGCGGGCGTCGTCCTGCTGCTCACCCTCGGCTCGCTGGTGGCTGCCGGGCTGCCGCTCCTCACCGCGCTGCTCGGCGTCGCGATCGGGGTCGGCGGGGCATTCGGACTCTCGGAGTTCTACGACATGACGTCCACGACCCCGGTGCTCGCGCTCATGCTGGGCCTGGCCGTCGGGATCGACTACGCGCTGTTCATCCTCGACAAGCAGCGGCGGCTCATCCTCGAGCGGGGCATGAGCGCCCGGGAGGCGGCCGCGACGGCCGTCGGGACCGCCGGCTCCGCGGTGCTCTTCGCCGGGCTCACCGTGATCGTCGCCCTGCTGGGGCTGCTCGTGCTCGACATCGGCTTCGTCACGACGATGGCCGTCGCTGCGTCCGCGACCGTGGGCCTGGCGGTCCTGGTCTCCCTGACAGCCCTGCCCGCCCTGCTCGGCCTGGCCGGCGAGCGCATCGTCAGCCGTCGCGCCAGGGCCCGCAGCCGCGGCGCGCACCGGTCGCCGACCGGTGGCGCCGCGCGCCGCTGGGCAGGGGTCGTCACCGCCCGGCCGTGGCTCGTCGTGGTCGCCGTCGTCGCGCTCCTGGGGCTGGCTGCCCTGCCCGCCGCGGACATGCGCCTGGGCATGCCGGGCGGGGCCTCCGCCTCGGCCGGGTCCCCGGAGCGCCTCAACGCCGACCTCACCGCCCAGGCGCTCGGCCCCGGGGCCACCGGGCCGCTGCTGGTCACGGTCGAGCGTCCCGCCGGCACCGACAGCCACCTCGACCGGATCGGCGCCACGCTCGAGGATCTGGCCCGGGTCGACGGGGTGGCCGACGCCGCCCTGCGCGGCACCGACAAGGACGGCACGCTCGAGATCTACGCGGTGACTCCGGAGGAGGGACCGATGGACCCGAGCACGGAGGAGCTCGTGCACACGCTGCGTCAGCCCGAGGTCGTGGACGGCGTCGACGAGCTTGGGGTGACCGGCCTCACCGCGATCAACATCGACCTCTCCCAGCGGCTGGCCGAGGCGGTCCCGGTCTACCTGGGCGTCGTCGTGGTCCTGGCGCTGTTCATCCTGCTGCTCGTCTTCCGGTCCCTGGTGATCCCGCTCGTGGCGACCCTCGGCTTCCTGCTGACCGTCGGCGCGAGCTTCGGACTGACCACCGCCGTCTTCGGCACGGCCACGCTCGGATGGCTCGCCGGCGTGGACCGGCCCGGCGTCGTGCTCAGCTTCCTGCCGATCATGGCGACCGGCATCCTCTACGGCCTGGCGATGGACTACCAGGTGTTCCTCACCACCGCGATGCGGGAGGCGCACGTGCACGGCTCGGCGGGTCGCGGAGCGGTCGCCGAGGGCTTCGCCCACGCCAGCCGGGTCGTGGTCGCCGCAGCCGTCATCATGGTCTCGGTCTTCGCCGTCTTCGTGCTGACCGACGACCCGGTCATCACCCAGTTCGGCTTCGCCCTGGCGGTCGGCGTCCTGATCGACGCCTTCCTGGTCCGGATGACCCTGATGCCCGCCCTGCTGCACGCCGTCGGCGACGCAGCCTGGTGGCTGCCGCCCCGGCTCGACCGGCTCCTGCCCGAGCTGGACGTGGAAGGCTCCCGGCTCGAGCGTGCGCCGGGCCCCGCGACCCCGGACCCCCGACCCGCCGGGAGCGGCGAGCCGGAAGCCGGGGCGGTGGGCGACGCCATACCCGTGCGATCCTGA
- a CDS encoding TetR/AcrR family transcriptional regulator, with protein sequence MGETSLREVKRAATRRALARTTYEMVLERGLDDVTVDEVTSAVQLSRRTFSNYFAGKEEAVAEVLVLTVQDGLAGWTTPAGGDLLTGVRSLVEHQFAGDLPNVLASFRRLCADHPQLVPFWNDALWRTWSLAVGHLRSTVRPGGDGVDADLAMVTGAVYGVVSRHFGMAAEEHAHDPGAGSLDAVVTGLTRVLARLEVALGPEGDAAVRAAETAGGAEIARRAR encoded by the coding sequence ATGGGTGAGACGAGCCTGCGGGAGGTCAAGCGCGCAGCGACCCGCCGCGCGCTGGCCCGGACGACCTACGAGATGGTGCTGGAGCGCGGCCTGGACGACGTCACCGTCGACGAGGTCACCAGCGCCGTCCAGCTCTCGCGGCGGACGTTCTCCAACTACTTCGCGGGCAAGGAGGAGGCCGTCGCGGAGGTGCTGGTCCTCACCGTGCAGGACGGTCTGGCCGGGTGGACGACCCCGGCCGGCGGCGACCTGCTGACCGGCGTGCGGTCGTTGGTCGAGCACCAGTTCGCCGGGGACTTACCCAACGTGCTCGCCTCCTTCCGCCGGCTGTGCGCGGACCACCCCCAGCTGGTCCCCTTCTGGAACGACGCGCTGTGGCGCACGTGGAGCCTGGCCGTCGGCCACCTGCGCTCCACCGTGCGGCCTGGCGGAGACGGTGTGGACGCCGATCTGGCGATGGTCACCGGTGCCGTCTACGGGGTGGTCTCCAGGCACTTCGGCATGGCCGCCGAGGAGCACGCGCACGACCCGGGTGCCGGCTCGCTCGACGCCGTCGTGACCGGGTTGACCAGGGTGCTGGCCCGGCTCGAGGTCGCGCTCGGCCCTGAGGGCGACGCGGCGGTGCGCGCGGCCGAGACCGCCGGTGGGGCAGAAATCGCTCGCCGCGCGCGTTGA
- the fdhD gene encoding formate dehydrogenase accessory sulfurtransferase FdhD, with the protein MVKVTQRRRVTRLTAGGEVRERADVLAGEEPLEVRVNARSLSVTMRTPGDDFDLAVGFLHGEGMLAGWEEVAQIDYRSGIGADGQRDYNVVDVTLAEGVAPPDPSLERHVYTSSSCGVCGTSSIEAVRRVGRHDLAADVAAHPLAELLALPDRLREGQAVFERTGGVHAAGLFLPGAGGLELACLREDVGRHNAVDKVVGWALREHVLPLPGAVLQVSGRASFELVQKAAMAGIPTLSAVSAPSSLAAELAEESGLTLVGFNRGSSLNVYTGRQRVR; encoded by the coding sequence ATGGTGAAGGTCACGCAGCGTCGCCGCGTCACGCGGCTCACCGCGGGCGGCGAGGTGCGCGAGCGCGCCGACGTGCTGGCCGGGGAGGAGCCGCTGGAGGTCCGCGTCAACGCCAGGTCGCTGTCGGTGACGATGCGGACGCCGGGGGACGACTTCGACCTGGCGGTCGGCTTCCTGCACGGCGAGGGGATGCTCGCCGGGTGGGAGGAGGTCGCGCAGATCGACTACCGCTCCGGGATCGGGGCGGACGGGCAGCGGGACTACAACGTCGTGGACGTCACGCTGGCCGAGGGGGTCGCCCCGCCGGACCCGTCGCTGGAGCGGCACGTCTACACCTCCAGCTCCTGCGGCGTGTGCGGGACGTCCTCGATCGAGGCCGTCCGGCGCGTCGGCCGGCACGACCTGGCCGCGGACGTCGCCGCGCACCCGCTGGCGGAGCTGCTCGCGCTGCCGGACCGGCTTCGGGAGGGGCAGGCGGTCTTCGAGCGCACCGGTGGCGTCCACGCCGCGGGGCTGTTCCTGCCCGGGGCGGGCGGCCTGGAGCTGGCCTGCCTGCGCGAGGACGTCGGCCGGCACAACGCCGTGGACAAGGTCGTGGGCTGGGCGCTGCGCGAGCACGTCCTGCCGTTGCCCGGCGCGGTCCTGCAGGTATCCGGCAGGGCGTCCTTCGAGCTGGTGCAGAAGGCCGCGATGGCCGGGATCCCGACGCTGTCGGCCGTGTCCGCGCCGTCCTCGCTGGCGGCGGAGCTCGCCGAGGAGAGCGGGCTGACGCTGGTCGGCTTCAACCGGGGCTCCTCGCTCAACGTCTACACGGGGCGGCAGCGGGTGCGCTGA
- a CDS encoding molybdopterin-dependent oxidoreductase has protein sequence MTSTTEAARPAATGPPERATSSPGGPGPALVGVAAGAVTVGVAELLAGALLRVLGGQGTPSPLLAVGGAFVDLTPHWLKDWAVATFGTADKLVLGIGIVVTLLVLALLVGRLGVVSRTAAAAVLLLLGAVALAAVATRPSFAPLDLVPTLVGLAVGACVLWVLLGRLRAAPAAPRPGVGAGRERHTHPEAVRTDHRPAPTRRGVLGAAAGIGVLGVLGVVAGQALARTGRAAGDAVARLGLPTPRRSVKVPAEALSDVPGQTTFLTPNADFYRIDTALFAPRVDVGRWRLRVTGMVDQEIELDWAELLAQDHVEALVTLACVSNTVGGELVGNARWTGWPVRELLARAGVQEGADMVLSRSVDGFTAGTPLEVLTDDRDALIAVAMNGEPLPVEHGYPVRLVVPGLYGYVSATKWLTELKVTRFDADEGYWTPRGWAALGPVKTASRIDVPRREAPAGPVTVAGVAWAQHRGISKVEVRVDDGVWSEATLLAEPTVDAWRLWTWEWSDAEAGQHELTVRATDGTGELQTDRTAPPAPDGASGWHTVRVTVR, from the coding sequence ATGACCAGCACGACCGAGGCGGCGCGACCGGCCGCGACCGGCCCGCCGGAGCGTGCCACGAGCAGCCCCGGCGGGCCCGGCCCGGCCCTGGTCGGCGTGGCCGCGGGCGCGGTGACCGTCGGGGTGGCCGAGCTCCTGGCCGGCGCCCTGCTGCGCGTCCTGGGGGGCCAGGGCACGCCCTCGCCGTTGCTGGCGGTGGGCGGAGCCTTCGTCGACCTCACCCCGCACTGGCTCAAGGACTGGGCGGTAGCCACCTTCGGCACGGCGGACAAGCTCGTGCTCGGGATCGGCATCGTCGTGACCCTGCTCGTGCTCGCGCTGCTCGTCGGGCGGCTCGGGGTGGTCTCCCGGACGGCCGCGGCCGCCGTGCTCCTCCTGCTCGGCGCCGTCGCCCTGGCGGCGGTCGCCACCCGGCCGTCCTTCGCCCCGCTGGACCTCGTGCCGACCCTCGTCGGGCTGGCGGTCGGAGCCTGCGTGCTCTGGGTGCTGCTGGGCCGGCTTCGCGCCGCGCCTGCGGCACCGAGGCCCGGCGTGGGTGCCGGGCGCGAACGGCATACCCACCCCGAGGCCGTGCGCACCGACCACCGTCCGGCACCGACCCGTCGCGGGGTGCTGGGCGCGGCCGCCGGCATCGGCGTGCTGGGCGTGCTGGGGGTGGTCGCCGGCCAGGCGCTCGCGCGCACCGGGCGGGCCGCCGGAGACGCCGTCGCCCGGCTGGGGCTGCCGACGCCGCGACGGAGCGTGAAGGTGCCGGCGGAAGCGCTGTCCGACGTTCCCGGACAGACGACGTTCCTCACCCCCAACGCGGACTTCTACCGGATCGACACCGCGCTCTTCGCGCCGCGCGTGGACGTCGGCCGGTGGCGGCTGCGGGTCACCGGGATGGTCGACCAGGAGATCGAGCTGGACTGGGCCGAGCTGCTCGCCCAGGACCACGTCGAGGCCCTGGTCACCCTCGCGTGCGTGTCCAACACCGTCGGCGGCGAGCTCGTCGGCAACGCGCGGTGGACCGGGTGGCCGGTGCGCGAGCTGCTGGCCCGCGCGGGCGTGCAGGAGGGGGCCGACATGGTGCTCTCCCGCAGCGTCGACGGGTTCACCGCGGGCACGCCGCTGGAGGTCCTGACCGACGACCGCGACGCCCTGATCGCCGTGGCGATGAACGGCGAGCCGCTGCCGGTCGAGCACGGCTACCCGGTGCGGCTGGTGGTGCCCGGTCTCTACGGCTACGTGTCGGCGACGAAGTGGCTCACCGAGCTCAAGGTCACCCGCTTCGACGCCGACGAGGGCTACTGGACGCCCCGCGGGTGGGCGGCGCTCGGGCCGGTCAAGACCGCCTCGCGCATCGACGTGCCCCGCCGGGAGGCGCCGGCCGGCCCGGTCACCGTCGCGGGGGTCGCCTGGGCGCAGCACCGGGGCATCTCCAAGGTCGAGGTCCGGGTCGACGACGGGGTATGGAGCGAGGCCACCCTCCTCGCCGAGCCCACCGTCGACGCGTGGCGGCTGTGGACGTGGGAGTGGTCGGACGCAGAGGCGGGGCAGCACGAGCTGACCGTGCGCGCCACCGACGGCACCGGCGAGCTGCAGACCGACCGGACCGCGCCGCCGGCGCCGGACGGTGCATCGGGCTGGCACACGGTGCGGGTGACCGTGCGCTGA